The following are encoded in a window of Lagenorhynchus albirostris chromosome 3, mLagAlb1.1, whole genome shotgun sequence genomic DNA:
- the RNF187 gene encoding E3 ubiquitin-protein ligase RNF187, producing the protein MPKDPHRARRIRVLGREMETLAKRLAVLRPPARGPRRSVAACQDPGDWSTPLPGPCVEHTPARTLRRAPSYPSRHSCPSSLLSIPVRTSPSPALRPRFSCVPVPGFPPCLRPRQPSHLCSPVRVPVCALLEGPAAAALALPAGPAEAACALCQRAPREPVRADCGHRFCRACVVRFWAEEDGPFPCPECADDCWQRAVEPGRPPLSRRLLALEEAAAAPARDGPASEAALQLLCRADGGPLCAACRMAAGPEPPEWEPRWRKALRGKENKGSVEIMRKDLNDARDLHGQAESAAAVWKGHVMDRRKKALTDYKKLRAFFAEEEGRFLQEAEKEEGSLDDEDEDPAERFRSLLQAVSELERRHRNLGLSMLLQ; encoded by the exons ATGCCCAAGGACCCTCATCGAGCGCGCCGCATCCGGGTCCTTGGGCGTGAAATGGAGACGCTAGCAAAGCGACTGGCTGTTCTGAGGCCACCCGCGCGCG GACCCAGGCGGAGTGTAGCGGCCTGTCAGGACCCGGGAGACTGGAGTACACCACTGCCAGGACCCTGCGTGGAGCACACGCCTGCCAGGACCCTGCGCCGGGCGCCCAGCTATCCCAGTCGCCATTCTTGTCCTTCGTCCCTGCTCTCCATCCCCGTCCGCACATCCCCGTCCCCGGCTCTCCGGCCGCGCTTTTCCTGCGTCCCGGTCCCCGGCTTTCCCCCGTGTCTCCGGCCTCGCCAGCCCAGCCACCTGTGCTCCCCGGTCCGCGTCCCTGTCTGCGCCCTCCTCGAGGGCCCCGCCGCCGCTGCCCTGGCGCTTCCCGCGGGCCCAGCCGAGGCCGCCTGCGCCCTGTGCCAGCGCGCGCCTCGCGAGCCGGTGCGCGCCGACTGCGGCCATCGCTTCTGCCGGGCGTGCGTGGTGCGATTCTGGGCGGAGGAGGACGGGCCCTTCCCGTGTCCCGAGTGCGCCGACGACTGCTGGCAGCGCGCTGTGGAGCCCGGCCGCCCGCCGCTCAGCCGCCGCCTGCTGGCGCTCGAGGAGGCTGCCGCGGCGCCCGCGCGCGACGGCCCGGCCTCTGAGGCGGCGCTGCAGCTGCTGTGCCGAGCCGACGGGGGCCCGCTGTGCGCCGCTTGCCGCATGGCCGCGGGGCCCGAGCCGCCCGAGTGGGAGCCCCGCTGGAGGAAGGCGCTGCGCGGCAAG GAGAACAAGGGATCTGTGGAGATCATGAGGAAAGATCTGAACGATGCTCGGGACCTGCATGGCCAGGCTGAGTCCGCCGCTGCTGTGTGGAAG GGACATGTGATGGACCGGAGGAAGAAGGCCCTGACTGACTACAAGAAGCTTCGGGCCTTCTTTGCTGAGGAGGAGGGGCGCTTCCTGcaggaagcagagaaagaggaagggtcCCTGGACGACGAGGATGAGGACCCAGCGGAGAGGTTCAGGTCCCTGCTGCAGGCTGTGTCGGAGCTGGAGAGGAGGCACCGCAACCTGGGCCTCAGTATGCTGCTCCAG TGA